The following are encoded together in the Humulus lupulus chromosome 5, drHumLupu1.1, whole genome shotgun sequence genome:
- the LOC133778442 gene encoding TMV resistance protein N-like isoform X1, whose amino-acid sequence MEVVASSSFSSQFTTFTRVKTKYDVFISFRGEDTRNAFTTHLFEALRIRKVYTYLDEVTLKRGDEISPALLQAIEQSKISVIVFSENYADSSWCLDELVKIMECKEILGQQVVPIFYHVNPSCVRKQKGTYELEQQFKDKMELQIHGQAWRNALTKAADLSGWSTHQIRSESQLTKTIVEDIINKLRSVSSSSAYYLKELAGIHKRMEQVESMLRLDSSCDRVVVVGLWGMGGIGKTTLARAVFDKISHHFEGCCFLSNVREEWDHGRKKNDLQKKLFLELLDEESHKNRKMLSIFDRDRLLYKKVLIVLDDADDSEQLEFLTRDGEWFGLGSRIIITTRDVKLLKNRADEIYKVEELSFDEAFQHFEKNALRKKIPIAEFKEVSIRAVKYAQGIPLALQVLMGSLFSYNSTREWRSLLDDLKDSPNEKIHDVLKISYDGLTRKEKDVFLDISCFFKGKKRSYVEGILKGCDSFVGMRIDNLVDKSLITIEKRRNSLWMHDLVQEMGWEIVFQQSINEPGKRSRLWNPQDVYSVFKTNKVSVEVEGISLDISMIKALNLSPDVFLEAKNLRLLKIYSDNRINNDRLCFPHGLQSLPDALRLLYWEHYPLKTLPSSFDREKLVELRMPNSQVEQLWDGVQHLPNLEVIDLSHSKNLTCIPDLSQSSNLEMINLEHCINLLPVTSHFQNLEKLTYLYMNYCAKQTSPPNLRPGLAQLELRGCQNLKNIPEIKGNMVEIDLSETPIEELPSSIGSLDQLMYLTLVNCKGLKSLPSSISQSQCLAGLNLSGCSSFENLPDLPTSLCDLNLSGTAIHQLPTSIETLAYLDRIYLRDCKRLKSLPTCIYKLKQLLLLDISGCSKIDNFPDILEPMEQLAFLYLSGTAIKELPSSLVQNLPNLRELDLGMCESLRSLPELLINITLNAQGCTSLETLSFSRRKYTEPNDQSILKDATNNFLLLLNCLKLDHNTRSIIIAVGQFRIICIAVRIWLDDGNWGEYYRRHVCICYPGNEILEWFNYIAGSSEVVPLPSNWYNSNFLGFALCFVVEFEEYNYYLEGLRFLIEFQGTTKSGECHKSSRILEMATSTYAKTSSKTRAEILDSDHVFMLYEYRSFLACREIEEEDDNITGVSFLICPVGEDDTTPIHSCRMKSYGIRLLYVEEAQQFGLLTKPDNDQKLKLEEVEEEEDVDDIFGNFSSNGCEPGENTKEDDDESNIIDLNDSAVDYVEKEREGPPLSLNWPEPSRCHETLNNVSADATEREQEPTGSEIQPYSAAENHEENVKPSQSGTMDFIEADNEDLNSFSNGCLLFLSHIKAICLGILGNKSGPEFNQESSSSSGSVQEQLQALRSTIQNLQSENAKLRDENHQLSQQVKGKKSSPSLEWRA is encoded by the exons ATGGAAGTAGTAGCTTCCTCCTCTTTTTCATCACAATTCACCACTTTCACCAGAGTGAAGACGAAGTATGATGTTTTCATCAGTTTTAGAGGTGAGGACACTCGCAATGCTTTCACAACCCATCTTTTCGAGGCTCTGCGCATCAGAAAAGTTTACACCTACTTAGACGAGGTCACTCTCAAGAGAGGAGACGAAATCTCACCTGCGCTGCTTCAAGCAATTGAGCAATCCAAGATTTCTGTCATCGTTTTCTCGGAAAATTACGCCGACTCCTCATGGTGTTTGGACGAGCTTGTGAAAATTATGGAATGCAAGGAGATTCTTGGGCAGCAAGTGGTTCCCATTTTTTACCATGTTAATCCTTCGTGTGTGAGGAAACAAAAGGGGACTTATGAGCTTGAACAGCAATTTAAAGATAAGATGGAGTTGCAGATTCATGGGCAGGCATGGAGGAATGCTTTGACGAAAGCTGCCGATTTGTCTGGTTGGAGTACTCACCAGATCAG GTCTGAATCCCAATTAACCAAAACAATTGTTGAAGATATTATCAACAAACTGAGGTCTGTGTCTTCTTCAAGTGCTTATTATTTGAAGGAACTAGCCGGAATACACAAACGCATGGAGCAAGTTGAATCAATGCTACGCCTTGACTCGTCCTGTGATCGAGTGGTTGTGGTAGGGCTTTGGGGAATGGGGGGTATAGGCAAGACAACCCTTGCTCGGGCTGTGTTTGACAAAATTTCTCATCACTTTGAAGGTTGTTGCTTTCTTTCAAATGTCAGAGAAGAATGGGACCATGGAAGAAAAAAGAATGATTTACAAAAAAAGCTTTTCTTGGAGTTATTGGATGAAGAAAGTCATAAAAATAGGAAAATGCTATCCATTTTTGACAGAGATAGACTCCTTTATAAGAAGGTTCTCATAGTTCTTGACGATGCTGATGATTCGgagcaattggaatttttgactCGAGATGGTGAATGGTTTGGGTTGGGAAGTAGAATCATCATAACAACAAGAGATGTTAAGTTGCTTAAGAATCGAGCTGATGAGATATACAAAGTTGAGGAACTGAGTTTTGATGAAGCTTTCCAACATTTTGAAAAGAAtgctttaagaaaaaaaattccaATAGCCGAGTTTAAAGAGGTATCAATAAGGGCGGTAAAGTATGCACAAGGCATTCCACTAGCTCTTCAAGTATTGATGGGTTCCCTATTTAGTTATAATAGCACAAGAGAATGGAGAAGTTTACTGGATGACTTAAAAGATTCCCCCAATGAAAAAATTCATGATGTGCTGAAGATAAGTTACGATGGTCTCactagaaaagaaaaagatgtgTTTCTTGACATTTCATGCTTTttcaaaggaaagaaaagaagttACGTGGAAGGAATACTTAAAGGTTGTGATTCCTTTGTTGGCATGAGAATAGATAATCTGGTTGATAAGTCTCTCATAACTATTGAGAAGCGCAGAAATTCGCTTTGGATGCATGATTTGGTACAAGAAATGGGCTGGGAAATTGTTTTCCAACAATCCATTAATGAGCCTGGAAAGCGTAGTAGATTGTGGAATCCTCAAGATGTCTACAGTGTCTTCAAAACTAATAAG GTCTCAGTTGAGGTTGAAGGAATATCCTTGGACATCTCTATGATTAAAGCATTAAACTTGAGCCCCGATGTGTTCCTGGAGGCAAAGAATCTTAGATTGCTCAAAATTTATAGTGATAACAGAATCAACAATGACAGATTATGTTTCCCTCATGGTCTTCAATCTCTTCCGGATGCACTTAGGCTTCTTTACTGGGAACATTATCCACTCAAAACTTTGCCATCAAGTTTCGATCGTGAGAAGCTTGTTGAACTTAGAATGCCAAACAGTCAGGTGGAACAACTTTGGGATGGAGTTCag CATTTACCGAACTTGGAGGTTATCGATCTGAGTCACTCCAAGAACCTGACCTGTATTCCAGACTTGTCTCAATCTTCTAATCTTGAAATGATAAATCTGGAGCATTGCATAAATTTGCTCCCTGTTACATCACATTTCCAAAATCTTGAAAAGCTTACTTATTTGTATATGAATTATTGTGCAAAGCAAACAAGTCCTCCCAACTTAAGGCCGGGTCTCGCACAACTTGAACTTAGGGGCTGTCAGAATCTTAAAAACATTCCAGAAATAAAGGGAAATATGGTTGAAATAGATTTAAGTGagactccaatagaagaattgcCTTCATCTATTGGTTCCTTGGACCAACTCATGTATTTGACTCTTGTGAACTGTAAAGGCCTTAAGAGTCTTCCTTCAAGCATTTCCCAGTCGCAATGCTTGGCTGGACTTAATCTTTCTGGCTGCTCATCTTTTGAAAATTTACCAGATCTTCCAACGAGTCTCTGCGACTTAAATTTGAGTGGAACAGCAATACACCAACTGCCCACGTCAATTGAAACTCTTGCTTATCTCGATAGGATTTATTTAAGGGATTGCAAAAGGCTGAAAAGTCTGCCTACCTGTATTTACAAGTTAAAGCAACTATTACTTCTTGATATAAGTGGTTGCTCTAAAATTGACAACTTCCCCGACATTTTAGAGCCTATGGAGCAATTAGCTTTCCTTTATTTATCTGGAACAGCTATTAAAGAGCTACCTTCTTCATTAGTTCAAAATCTACCTAATCTTAGAGAATTGGACTTGGGAATGTGTGAAAGCTTGAGATCCTTGCCTGAGCTACTAATAAACATAACTCTAAATGCACAAGGTTGCACATCATTAGAAACTCTATCTTTTTCGAGGAGGAAATACACAGAGCCTAATGACCAATCCATACTTAAAGATGCAACAAATAATTTCCTCTTACTTTTGAATTGTCTAAAGCTGGACCATAACACACGCAGCATCATAATAGCTGTTGGGCAGTTCAGAATTATTTGCATTGCAGTTCGAATATGGTTAGATGACGGCAACTGGGGG GAGTATTATAGGCGCCATGTTTGTATTTGCTATCCTGGCAACGAAATTCTAGAGTGGTTCAACTATATtgcaggttcttcagaggttgtcCCACTACCTTCGAATTGGTACAATTCCAATTTCTTGGGCTTTGCTCTATGCTTTGTAGTTGAATTTGAGGAGTACAACTATTATCTTGAAGGTTTAAGATTTCTAATTGAGTTTCAAGGGACGACTAAGTCAGGTGAATGTCACAAATCCAGTCGTATTTTGGAGATGGCTACTTCTACATATGCTAAGACATCAAGTAAAACAAGAGCTGAAATTCTTGATTCAGACCACGTATTCATGTTGTACGAGTACAGAAGCTTTCTTGCTTGTcgagaaatagaagaagaagatgataacaTTACTGGAGTCTCATTTTTAATCTGTCCAGTAGGTGAAGATGACACAACACCTATTCACTCATGTAGAATGAAATCATATGGTATCCGCTTGTTGTATGTTGAAGAAGCTCAGCAATTTGGTCTCTTAACTAAACCTGATAATGATCAGAAATTAAAActagaagaagtagaagaagaagaagatgttgATGACATCTTTGGCAACTTTAGTTCCAATGGTTGTGAACCGGGTGAAAATAcaaaagaagatgatgatgaatcAAACATAATTGATTTAAATGACTCTGCTGTAGATTATGTTGAAAAAGAACGAGAAGGTCCTCCTCTTAGCTTAAACTGGCCTGAACCAAGTAGATGCCATGAAACTCTTAACAATGTCTCTGCTGATGCAACAGAACGCGAACAAGAACCAACTGGAAGTGAAATACAACCCTACTCTGCTGCAGAAAATCACGAAGAAAATGTCAAACCAAGCCAGAGTGGGACTATGGACTTTATTGAAGCTGACAATGAGGATCTAAATTCATTTTCAAATGGTTGCTTACTGTTTCTCTCCCATATTAAAG CTATTTGCCTGGGGATTTTGGGGAATAAATCTGGTCCCGAGTTTAATCAAGAATCATCATCTTCATCTGGATCAGTCCAGGAGCAACTTCAGGCTCTGAGAAGTACAATACAAAATCTTCAATCAGAGAACGCTAAGTTGCGAGATGAGAACCATCAGCTTTCACAGCAG
- the LOC133778442 gene encoding TMV resistance protein N-like isoform X3 — protein sequence MEVVASSSFSSQFTTFTRVKTKYDVFISFRGEDTRNAFTTHLFEALRIRKVYTYLDEVTLKRGDEISPALLQAIEQSKISVIVFSENYADSSWCLDELVKIMECKEILGQQVVPIFYHVNPSCVRKQKGTYELEQQFKDKMELQIHGQAWRNALTKAADLSGWSTHQIRSESQLTKTIVEDIINKLRSVSSSSAYYLKELAGIHKRMEQVESMLRLDSSCDRVVVVGLWGMGGIGKTTLARAVFDKISHHFEGCCFLSNVREEWDHGRKKNDLQKKLFLELLDEESHKNRKMLSIFDRDRLLYKKVLIVLDDADDSEQLEFLTRDGEWFGLGSRIIITTRDVKLLKNRADEIYKVEELSFDEAFQHFEKNALRKKIPIAEFKEVSIRAVKYAQGIPLALQVLMGSLFSYNSTREWRSLLDDLKDSPNEKIHDVLKISYDGLTRKEKDVFLDISCFFKGKKRSYVEGILKGCDSFVGMRIDNLVDKSLITIEKRRNSLWMHDLVQEMGWEIVFQQSINEPGKRSRLWNPQDVYSVFKTNKVSVEVEGISLDISMIKALNLSPDVFLEAKNLRLLKIYSDNRINNDRLCFPHGLQSLPDALRLLYWEHYPLKTLPSSFDREKLVELRMPNSQVEQLWDGVQHLPNLEVIDLSHSKNLTCIPDLSQSSNLEMINLEHCINLLPVTSHFQNLEKLTYLYMNYCAKQTSPPNLRPGLAQLELRGCQNLKNIPEIKGNMVEIDLSETPIEELPSSIGSLDQLMYLTLVNCKGLKSLPSSISQSQCLAGLNLSGCSSFENLPDLPTSLCDLNLSGTAIHQLPTSIETLAYLDRIYLRDCKRLKSLPTCIYKLKQLLLLDISGCSKIDNFPDILEPMEQLAFLYLSGTAIKELPSSLVQNLPNLRELDLGMCESLRSLPELLINITLNAQGCTSLETLSFSRRKYTEPNDQSILKDATNNFLLLLNCLKLDHNTRSIIIAVGQFRIICIAVRIWLDDGNWGEYYRRHVCICYPGNEILEWFNYIAGSSEVVPLPSNWYNSNFLGFALCFVVEFEEYNYYLEGLRFLIEFQGTTKSGECHKSSRILEMATSTYAKTSSKTRAEILDSDHVFMLYEYRSFLACREIEEEDDNITGVSFLICPVGEDDTTPIHSCRMKSYGIRLLYVEEAQQFGLLTKPDNDQKLKLEEVEEEEDVDDIFGNFSSNGCEPGENTKEDDDESNIIDLNDSAVDYVEKEREGPPLSLNWPEPSRCHETLNNVSADATEREQEPTGSEIQPYSAAENHEENVKPSQSGTMDFIEADNEDLNSFSNGCLLFLSHIKAICLGILGNKSGPEFNQESSSSSGSVQEQLQALRSTIQNLQSENAKLRDENHQLSQQVSTV from the exons ATGGAAGTAGTAGCTTCCTCCTCTTTTTCATCACAATTCACCACTTTCACCAGAGTGAAGACGAAGTATGATGTTTTCATCAGTTTTAGAGGTGAGGACACTCGCAATGCTTTCACAACCCATCTTTTCGAGGCTCTGCGCATCAGAAAAGTTTACACCTACTTAGACGAGGTCACTCTCAAGAGAGGAGACGAAATCTCACCTGCGCTGCTTCAAGCAATTGAGCAATCCAAGATTTCTGTCATCGTTTTCTCGGAAAATTACGCCGACTCCTCATGGTGTTTGGACGAGCTTGTGAAAATTATGGAATGCAAGGAGATTCTTGGGCAGCAAGTGGTTCCCATTTTTTACCATGTTAATCCTTCGTGTGTGAGGAAACAAAAGGGGACTTATGAGCTTGAACAGCAATTTAAAGATAAGATGGAGTTGCAGATTCATGGGCAGGCATGGAGGAATGCTTTGACGAAAGCTGCCGATTTGTCTGGTTGGAGTACTCACCAGATCAG GTCTGAATCCCAATTAACCAAAACAATTGTTGAAGATATTATCAACAAACTGAGGTCTGTGTCTTCTTCAAGTGCTTATTATTTGAAGGAACTAGCCGGAATACACAAACGCATGGAGCAAGTTGAATCAATGCTACGCCTTGACTCGTCCTGTGATCGAGTGGTTGTGGTAGGGCTTTGGGGAATGGGGGGTATAGGCAAGACAACCCTTGCTCGGGCTGTGTTTGACAAAATTTCTCATCACTTTGAAGGTTGTTGCTTTCTTTCAAATGTCAGAGAAGAATGGGACCATGGAAGAAAAAAGAATGATTTACAAAAAAAGCTTTTCTTGGAGTTATTGGATGAAGAAAGTCATAAAAATAGGAAAATGCTATCCATTTTTGACAGAGATAGACTCCTTTATAAGAAGGTTCTCATAGTTCTTGACGATGCTGATGATTCGgagcaattggaatttttgactCGAGATGGTGAATGGTTTGGGTTGGGAAGTAGAATCATCATAACAACAAGAGATGTTAAGTTGCTTAAGAATCGAGCTGATGAGATATACAAAGTTGAGGAACTGAGTTTTGATGAAGCTTTCCAACATTTTGAAAAGAAtgctttaagaaaaaaaattccaATAGCCGAGTTTAAAGAGGTATCAATAAGGGCGGTAAAGTATGCACAAGGCATTCCACTAGCTCTTCAAGTATTGATGGGTTCCCTATTTAGTTATAATAGCACAAGAGAATGGAGAAGTTTACTGGATGACTTAAAAGATTCCCCCAATGAAAAAATTCATGATGTGCTGAAGATAAGTTACGATGGTCTCactagaaaagaaaaagatgtgTTTCTTGACATTTCATGCTTTttcaaaggaaagaaaagaagttACGTGGAAGGAATACTTAAAGGTTGTGATTCCTTTGTTGGCATGAGAATAGATAATCTGGTTGATAAGTCTCTCATAACTATTGAGAAGCGCAGAAATTCGCTTTGGATGCATGATTTGGTACAAGAAATGGGCTGGGAAATTGTTTTCCAACAATCCATTAATGAGCCTGGAAAGCGTAGTAGATTGTGGAATCCTCAAGATGTCTACAGTGTCTTCAAAACTAATAAG GTCTCAGTTGAGGTTGAAGGAATATCCTTGGACATCTCTATGATTAAAGCATTAAACTTGAGCCCCGATGTGTTCCTGGAGGCAAAGAATCTTAGATTGCTCAAAATTTATAGTGATAACAGAATCAACAATGACAGATTATGTTTCCCTCATGGTCTTCAATCTCTTCCGGATGCACTTAGGCTTCTTTACTGGGAACATTATCCACTCAAAACTTTGCCATCAAGTTTCGATCGTGAGAAGCTTGTTGAACTTAGAATGCCAAACAGTCAGGTGGAACAACTTTGGGATGGAGTTCag CATTTACCGAACTTGGAGGTTATCGATCTGAGTCACTCCAAGAACCTGACCTGTATTCCAGACTTGTCTCAATCTTCTAATCTTGAAATGATAAATCTGGAGCATTGCATAAATTTGCTCCCTGTTACATCACATTTCCAAAATCTTGAAAAGCTTACTTATTTGTATATGAATTATTGTGCAAAGCAAACAAGTCCTCCCAACTTAAGGCCGGGTCTCGCACAACTTGAACTTAGGGGCTGTCAGAATCTTAAAAACATTCCAGAAATAAAGGGAAATATGGTTGAAATAGATTTAAGTGagactccaatagaagaattgcCTTCATCTATTGGTTCCTTGGACCAACTCATGTATTTGACTCTTGTGAACTGTAAAGGCCTTAAGAGTCTTCCTTCAAGCATTTCCCAGTCGCAATGCTTGGCTGGACTTAATCTTTCTGGCTGCTCATCTTTTGAAAATTTACCAGATCTTCCAACGAGTCTCTGCGACTTAAATTTGAGTGGAACAGCAATACACCAACTGCCCACGTCAATTGAAACTCTTGCTTATCTCGATAGGATTTATTTAAGGGATTGCAAAAGGCTGAAAAGTCTGCCTACCTGTATTTACAAGTTAAAGCAACTATTACTTCTTGATATAAGTGGTTGCTCTAAAATTGACAACTTCCCCGACATTTTAGAGCCTATGGAGCAATTAGCTTTCCTTTATTTATCTGGAACAGCTATTAAAGAGCTACCTTCTTCATTAGTTCAAAATCTACCTAATCTTAGAGAATTGGACTTGGGAATGTGTGAAAGCTTGAGATCCTTGCCTGAGCTACTAATAAACATAACTCTAAATGCACAAGGTTGCACATCATTAGAAACTCTATCTTTTTCGAGGAGGAAATACACAGAGCCTAATGACCAATCCATACTTAAAGATGCAACAAATAATTTCCTCTTACTTTTGAATTGTCTAAAGCTGGACCATAACACACGCAGCATCATAATAGCTGTTGGGCAGTTCAGAATTATTTGCATTGCAGTTCGAATATGGTTAGATGACGGCAACTGGGGG GAGTATTATAGGCGCCATGTTTGTATTTGCTATCCTGGCAACGAAATTCTAGAGTGGTTCAACTATATtgcaggttcttcagaggttgtcCCACTACCTTCGAATTGGTACAATTCCAATTTCTTGGGCTTTGCTCTATGCTTTGTAGTTGAATTTGAGGAGTACAACTATTATCTTGAAGGTTTAAGATTTCTAATTGAGTTTCAAGGGACGACTAAGTCAGGTGAATGTCACAAATCCAGTCGTATTTTGGAGATGGCTACTTCTACATATGCTAAGACATCAAGTAAAACAAGAGCTGAAATTCTTGATTCAGACCACGTATTCATGTTGTACGAGTACAGAAGCTTTCTTGCTTGTcgagaaatagaagaagaagatgataacaTTACTGGAGTCTCATTTTTAATCTGTCCAGTAGGTGAAGATGACACAACACCTATTCACTCATGTAGAATGAAATCATATGGTATCCGCTTGTTGTATGTTGAAGAAGCTCAGCAATTTGGTCTCTTAACTAAACCTGATAATGATCAGAAATTAAAActagaagaagtagaagaagaagaagatgttgATGACATCTTTGGCAACTTTAGTTCCAATGGTTGTGAACCGGGTGAAAATAcaaaagaagatgatgatgaatcAAACATAATTGATTTAAATGACTCTGCTGTAGATTATGTTGAAAAAGAACGAGAAGGTCCTCCTCTTAGCTTAAACTGGCCTGAACCAAGTAGATGCCATGAAACTCTTAACAATGTCTCTGCTGATGCAACAGAACGCGAACAAGAACCAACTGGAAGTGAAATACAACCCTACTCTGCTGCAGAAAATCACGAAGAAAATGTCAAACCAAGCCAGAGTGGGACTATGGACTTTATTGAAGCTGACAATGAGGATCTAAATTCATTTTCAAATGGTTGCTTACTGTTTCTCTCCCATATTAAAG CTATTTGCCTGGGGATTTTGGGGAATAAATCTGGTCCCGAGTTTAATCAAGAATCATCATCTTCATCTGGATCAGTCCAGGAGCAACTTCAGGCTCTGAGAAGTACAATACAAAATCTTCAATCAGAGAACGCTAAGTTGCGAGATGAGAACCATCAGCTTTCACAGCAGGTTAGTACAGT